From the Lathyrus oleraceus cultivar Zhongwan6 chromosome 4, CAAS_Psat_ZW6_1.0, whole genome shotgun sequence genome, one window contains:
- the LOC127073174 gene encoding zingipain-2, with translation MKHLITVCIIIFWVCAYPTMSQKLHEAHQQWMMKYERTYTNSSEMEKRFQIFKNNLEHIEKHNNAGNKSYKLGLNPYSDLTSQEFIASYTGLKISSQISSSKMESIPILFNSNDDVPTNFDWRQQGVVTNVKNQNSCGCCWAFTAVAAVEGIVKIKTGDLISLSEQQLVDCDKQSHGCKGGTIDSAFESIVNDQGILRETDYPYKGVDTQTCQLNGQIQAGAQINSYATVTPNDEQQLLQAVAQQPVSAAISVGDEFKKYMHGVYSGSCGTDLNHAVTIVGYGISEEGIKYWLVKNSWGENWGENGYMRVLRESDETGGQCGIAMHAYYPIIY, from the exons ATGAAACATCTTATTACTGTTTGTATCATAATCTTTTGGGTATGTGCATACCCAACCATGTCTCAAAAGCTGCATGAAGCACATCAACAATGGATGATGAAATATGAACGCACATACACAAACAGTTCTGAGATGGAGAAACGTTTTCAGATATTTAAGAATAATTTAGAACACATAGAGAAACATAACAATGCTGGTAACAAGAGTTATAAACTTGGCTTAAATCCATATTCCGATTTAACTAGCCAAGAGTTTATTGCTTCATACACTGGACTCAAAATATCAAGTCAAATTTCTTCTTCCAAAATGGAGTCAATTCCAATACTCTTCAACTCAAACGATGATGTTCCAACCAACTTTGATTGGAGACAGCAAGGAGTGGTCACAAATGTTAAGAATCAAAACAGTTGTG GATGTTGTTGGGCTTTTACAGCTGTGGCAGCTGTAGAAGGTATTGTTAAAATCAAAACAGGTGATTTGATTTCATTGTCAGAGCAACAACTGGTTGATTGTGATAAGCAAAGCCACGGGTGTAAAGGTGGTACTATTGACTCCGCATTTGAATCTATAGTAAACGATCAAGGTATTCTTAGAGAAACTGATTATCCATACAAAGGAGTTGATACTCAAACTTGCCAACTAAATGGTCAAATACAAGCCGGAGCTCAAATAAATAGTTATGCAACCGTAACTCCCAATGATGAACAACAACTACTACAAGCTGTGGCGCAACAGCCAGTATCAGCTGCAATCTCTGTAGGTGATGAATTTAAGAAATACATGCACGGGGTTTATTCAGGATCATGTGGAACCGATTTGAACCATGCAGTTACAATAGTTGGTTATGGAATAAGTGAAGAAGGGATCAAGTATTGGTTGGTTAAGAACTCTTGGGGTGAAAACTGGGGTGAGAATGGTTACATGAGGGTGCTCAGAGAAAGTGATGAAACTGGAGGTCAATGTGGCATTGCTATGCATGCTTATTACCCAATTATATACTAG
- the LOC127135952 gene encoding uncharacterized protein LOC127135952: MNPFEFHDGLNPVKAHEWVTSMERIFQIVHCSEENKVVFSSHMMRGPVVRWWESALNLMTNQGVPRDWEHFNTTFLDKYFPSSLRTQKEFEFQQLRQGNMSVAMYAEKFEDMVAYSRQAMYTPDEKWKIDQFLFGLRGEISHSVSQRESLLMLNC; encoded by the coding sequence ATGAATCCTTTTGAGTTCCATGATGGATTAAATCCTGTGAAGGCTCATGAGTGGGTAACCAGCATGGAGAGGATTTTTCAGATAGTGCATTGTAGTGAAGAGAATAAAGTTGTGTTTTCTTCTCACATGATGAGGGGTCCTGTTGTGAGGTGGTGGGAAAGCGCTTTGAATCTTATGACCAATCAAGGAGTACCTAGGGATTGGGAGCATTTTAATACTACTTTTCTAGATAAGTATTTTCCTAGCTCTTTGAGGACTCAGAAAGAATTTGAGTTTCAGCAGCTTAGACAGGGTAATATGTCAGTAGCTATGTATGCTGAAAAGTTTGAAGATATGGTTGCTTATTCTAGACAGGCCATGTACACACCAGATGAGAAGTGGAAGATCGATCAATTCCTTTTTGGTTTAAGAGGTGAAATTTCTCATAGTGTTTCTCAAAGAGAATCACTACTTATGTTGAATTGCTAA